TCATTCCTAGATAGAGCATCCTTCATGAATGTCGTGGCATCAGCTTTCAAAAATGATATTCTGTCAGGATCCATACTATTAAGgattacattttcttttgctaGCTCCAGAGCAGGCAGTGATGAATCAATACCTGATAATTAGCGAACTTATGAGAATAGTACCACTGTATTCAAGGCTAGAGAATCATGTTTCTTCTCCGTGATAGCAACAGATAAACACACACAAAAGATTGAATTTCTTTCTTAAGTATGAATAATTAGTGACTTTGCCACAGCATACTCTCCTAAACATTTGATCTAAAAGCTTTAATAGACGGCAAGAAAAAATGTATACCGGTGACATTAATAGCTCCACCACGTGCTGCATTAAGAGAAAACCCACCACTGTAGCAGCAGAGGTCAAGAACTTTTTGACCCTCAGAAATTGTTGAGATAAAATGACGATTTTCACGCTGATCAGCATAAAACCCTGTTTTCTGGCCTTCAAGTGAAATGGCATAGAAAATTCCATTCTCCGTTACCTATCAGAATAAGGCATGTTCAATATCTCATCTGATTTTGTGGTAATAACTTGGTTGTATGTATTATATAGCTTTTGAAGTACTTTCTACATTAACATGATACCCTCATAGCTTCTCTTGTTACCAAGAATTTCCACCTGCTAGAACACATCCCAGTGAGGATTTGTGCATAAAGCTTACTTATATAAGCAACTCTTATCTCCTAGTTTCCAAATCTTTGATACtcattgatgattattcaagcATGTAAGATCAGTTCTACTCATCAAAAGGGCTCCACATTTTTAACATTTAGTTACCATAAACATGACAGAGAGATTTCTTGAAACAGTACAAGTGTTGCAGTGGCTTGTTACCTTTGTTCTTTCAGGATAAATAGACGGATTTGTATCCTTCAATTCAGACACATCTATCCCTTCTTCTTTCAGAATTTCCACTGATGGTCTCCATTTCACATGATTGATTTCATCAATTCCACGAACACAGTCCTCGATTTCAGCTTTGTACTTCTCCACCCAAGCAGCCGATGATGCCACAACTGCTAAATCTCCAAAGACGTCAATGATTAGTCCTGACAATCtgccaaaaagaaagaaaaaaaacaataattctaAGACATTTGGATAAGGCTATTATAGGTTCCAGTACACAAACAAACTCTAAGAGGTTCATACACACAAACCGTTAGAGTTTGGAATGACTTTCGAAATGCTTAAGAACGAAGATCAATGCATGGTGGTACTAAATTTAATCAAGTTTTACAGAATGTATGAAAACATGAACAGAATACTCGAGGTCGATACCTATCTCCTTCACTATTAACGAGACGGTATGCATTCGTACTGGCCGACGGAAGTCCCAAGCTCTTTCTTAATTCTCTAGCAGTATGTATCCTAGTTTCAATCAGTTTCTGCATATCTAATGTGCACGAAGGATCTCTGGATTGCATAAATTGGAAACTTAGCACCACATAAAGAAGGTGATGTTAGTCACAGAGTTCAAGCATTGCCCAATTAAGTACCTAGCTGCCTCCTCTTCCAGCTGCATCAATCTGACAGAGAACATGGAAACTGAGTTATACAAACCCCACCCTATAGGTTTCTCAGCCCCATCGGCTACCAGGACAACATCTCCAGTTTTTGGCGGTGGCCTTCCAATTATTCTATCAACAGCTCCACTGTACACCATCGGACTCCCATCTTTAAAGAGCTGTGTCTTCCCCTTTTTCAGCACAACCTTGGATAAACCTAAAACCCCCAAATTCAACACAATTCTTTACCACAATCGCATTACCAGTTAGCGTAATCAATATGAAAAAGCTGCGGCATACATCGATAAACATGGATTTTGACGAACCAGAAGCTAAATGTGGGGAAGAAACACAAACGAATTGGGATAATCGATATTTGTTTTGCAGGTCGCAAACGAGGGATATAAATCACAGACTGACCTTTGGGGCGAGCGGAAGCGATTTCTTGGATTGTTGAGGCGGCCGGTGAAGAAGAAACGGAAAGAGACTTTAGCAGGCGGGCTTGAAGCTGCTGCATGCTTCGGCGTTTGTCGATGAGGCGAGGTAACCCCCCCTTCCTTTTATCTACTGAGCGGGAATTCGGACTACACCCAATTCCAAACCCAATCTTATCCCTTATAAACTTGTTTAAGGTTAAAAATTGGAACTTTACTACTAAATGAATTATGTTATTGTTTCCGatactaaatattataatttacgAACGTCAATTATAATTGAACtctaaatacaaattgaaacaCCCTTTGGATTAATGGTTTAACGTGTGTTTTTTACTATTATGAATGACTgtacttaaaataatttgtcgTGTCTCTTTCCGTTTGAACTTGAATGTCTATTagatctctaaacttttaattttatatctagtAGCTTTAGgagctttcaattttgtgtgtAATAGAACTTGAATGTCTATTagatctctaaacttttaattttatatctaatagcTTTAGgagctttcaattttgtgtctaatatgatattatgataAGCCTAATTAAGTTCAAGTCAGTttagattatttaaaaaaataattgaattgagtaattaaataatgaaaataatatattttaaatttgtatgaaATGGTGACGGACTCCACTAGTGAATATACATAAACAAATTTCTGAGATTTTTAAatctcttaaaattaaaaatctcttaaaattaaaggaagtttgatgtaaatatttaatttaatagtaattataaatacatgcatgcattatataatatgattgcaataatatgaaatatgaaggtttaattatatgaaatacAAAACTTAGGgcaaaaattgttattttcagCAATTTAGGgtgaaaattgttattttcagCAATTTAGGgtgaaaattgttattttcagTAATTTAGggtattttctataattttatacctaaaactttttctttcttctcactCCCACGTGCtccaccttcttcttctccttcttcccgCCGTCTTCTCTTCCCTTTCAGCAGCACAGCGTCGCCGCTGCCGTCTTTCTTCCGCTTGTACCGCCGAAACCTCCCTTCTAACAGGTTTGCAGtgattttcttccctttttttttgcATCTATATCTTTATTCGCACTTGAAAAACTCAATCAAATATCTAGAGCTGAAGATTTGAAAATCGTGTTGTTCGACATTATTTGTTGAGTGTACTTGGTTTTTGactttataatttgttttgattGGATCATGAGATGTTCATCATATGATTGATCAATTACTGATTTTGAAGAGTATGTAAAGGTGCAGAGCATAGCAAGgaaaaaagatgaacaagGACAAGATATTTAAGCTAGCCAAGGGTTTCAGAGGTAGGGCTAAGAATTGCATAAGGATTGCCAGAGAGAGGGTGGAGAAGGCTCTTCAGTATTCCTACAGGGACCGTCGCAATAAGAAGCGGGACATGCGCTCCCTTTGGATACAACGAATCAATGCTGGCACGCGCCTTCATGGGGTATGTTTATTTTCCTTGAATGTTCCTCATTTGAATACCGCAAAGTAAGaaaccaacaaagaaattgaaaggTTAGCGAAATTTATCCATCTAAAATGATGAACACTTTTAGCTTCTGAGCCACTGATATTCTGGCatcaaatttctaatttcCTCTAATATTCCCACATCCCATAATTCTAGCTTCTGAACTTGCCCCTTTCATTCTTTCTACAATTCATCTCTGTAATTGTAAGCCAACTTGACCTGCCTGGAGAATTTGCATAAATTTCACGCGATTTGTAAATTTTAGCACTTTTTGTATGAATGGTTTGATTTTGCAGAGGGAGGAGTGGAAGCTGCTTTAGGTCGAATAATTACTGTAGACTTGTGTTCTGCACAATCAATTTGCTTCTTGCTACTTTAATAGACTCTTCTGTAGAGATACTGATGTTCCTTTTATCTCCTTCCCTACCATATTAGGTAAATTACGGCAATTTTATGCATGGGCTGGTGAAGGAGAACGTTCAACTAAATAGAAAAGTATTATCAGAGCTGTCAATGCACGAACCTTATAGTTTCAAGGCTCTGGTAGACATCTCTCGTAATGCATTTCCTGGAAACAAGAATGTAGTGTTTCCCCCCAAGAAGGATGCCGTTTCCATGATTGTTTAATGGATTGTTTAAGAGACCTCTAGATCTCCAATTATATAAAAGACTCGGGATGTTTGTCTGGCTTATGATCGATCATTGAGAGTTGATGCTTCTTGTTGAGCattattgttttcatttctATTGTTGCATTAGTTCTCCTGATGTTGTCAGACACTGAATGGATTCTCCATTTGAAATGTTGGATGCTTTGGCTTTAAATCCACAACCAGAGATGTTATTTTGTTGCGACAAGTTTCTGCAGGACGTTCAgtcaaattttgttatatGACAGTGACAGAGTTGACTTGTCACTAGTTTTTGTAGGACTTCCAGTGAAATGTTAATCATTAGAAGGCAAATCCATTTTTATTGGAAAGCTGAAAATTGTGTACAGCATATgtataattcaaacaattgaATAGTTAGAGATAACCACAATTCAAACCACTCTCTTTCAGGGATTCATGCAGCTCATATATTCGTTATTTGCCATTTTCCTTTCTATGAAGCTTTAGGCTTGTGCTCTGGCTTATGAGTGAACTCAAAGTCCACATGAACAAATGCACGATCAACCTCATCAAGCTGTTCAAGTTTATCTTGAAGTGATTCTCCTATGTCATGTGCTTGACTTAGAGACGTTTCACCAGGCAACACTATGTCCACCTCCACAAAATAGTTGCACCCAAAGGTATACGCTCTCACTGTATCAATATGTTTGATTTCCTCGTGATGATTCCATACTAGATATGTTAGCTTGGCCAAGTAGTCTGGTGGGGCTGTCCTCCCTATTAGCGACCATACATTTTCCATCACAGTTTTCGCCCAGTTGCTGATAGTGTACAATGCTATCTATATTTATTACGTAAATGTAGATGTAACTAGTgtagaaatatatttagtgAGTAGAAATAGTCAAATCAGATATGAATACTGTGTGTGGCTAACTTACTAGGATAGCCCCAAGGGGATCAAGCCACCAGTAGAATTTGATGGCCAAAAGGGCAGTCGCAAGACCAATTGAATTGGTAATTACATCAAAGAAATGGTCTTGGGCATAGGCTCTGATGATTTCATTTGCGAATTTGCGGCAGTAGATTGTAAGGCAAATTTTCACTACTGTTACGGATGCCATTATTCCAACCATCCATTTTACTTTATCTGGATCTCTATCTGGTTGAACCTGCAACAATTCATAGACGAATCATATGGAGAAATTACTGGTGTGTTCTTTTGTATCAATTGATAATCATACTTGCTTACCTTTGAAATAAGTTCTCGAGCTGATTCAAGCAAAATTTGTATTCCAAGAGTTGCCATGATTGATGCAAACACGACAATTCCCTGgcataaatttgaaaggttAGTCCATActattttggtttcttctaTATGTGTTCTAACATGGTTGACTTTCTTTATGCTTGTGAACTTGTTCATTGATTGTATGACAACATTAAAGAGTTTTTTGCTTTAACCTTGAAAAATATTAGGTGCTATTTCTCCATTGGGACCCTCTATTTTCTTAGACAATCATTCACATTCTTCATTCAAGAGAGACTCTTTCTACTAATTGAATAgctaaattttgttaatagaGATTGACTTGCCACTGGTTGCATCCGATTCTTGCCAATAGGATAACGATACTGATTTGGCTTTCTCATAGCATTAGCTGTAAACCATAATATGAACCCTGATAAAAGATCCAACAGGGAATCTAGTGTTGATGCTATAACTGCTAGTGATCTGCTCTCAACTGAAGCATACACTTTTGCGATGAAGATCAACATGTTGGCTATGTTGGATGCATATATTGCCATTCTCTCACCGTTGGCCTCttgcttcttttcttcctgGTATATTAGAAACTAGATGAACGTGTCTTATCTGAGAGAATAAGAAGGTGCGAGTTTAGAGAGATAAAAAGAGAGATACCTCAGTTAAGGTTCCCGGCACGACACCCAGTTCATTGTAGGAGTCAACTTCATTGAATCCTTTGAGAAGACTTTCTTGCCTTTCATAGTACTTAGCAACATTTCTTTGTCTCTCTAGGGTCAAGATAACGACGCTCATTAGTTTCACCTCCAAAACTCAAGTTTTTCTGTTGAAGGCACTGAAGTAACTAGAAATGATAAGAGAATGCATTTGAAAAGCTTACTCCATGACTTCCAGTAATAAACAATGCCATGATGAGATCTCTTGTTGGTTGCAGGCAAATGGAACTCGTCCATATTAAGTCGCCACGAGGGCACCTTTGACACCATTCCATCTCTTCCAGCAGCCACACCCTCAGGGGACAAAAGTTCTGTTCTGAATGAATCTGTTCTGGGATTATCTGCCATTTTTATGCTGATGAACCCAACTGAAAATCCGGTTATAAGGAACCGATTTTCTACTACCTAAACCAGAGAGATCATTATAAAGAGAAAGACGATGGTGCAGTGTTGCTGACTAAGTTGGATGGAggattaatataatatagaaGAGTGGATTCAGTTAACAATGGCATGGAAAGGGTTGGATTATTTTAGGAAAGGGGTGATTTGACATGCCATTCTGAATTCGAGTGTTGTAGAAAGTTAGAGGTTTgctttaaataattgaaataccTGGTTTTGGGAATTGCTTTGTATGACCTTACGTGTTTTCCTATAAGTTTAACATAATCGTCGATGCTTTTCTCAACTTTGGTGCATTTTTAAGTCTTTTTTAAGATTGTTTGGTATCTATATCATATGGAAGAACTTTTCAATGGTGGGAGCATTGTTGGGGTAAAACCAAGGTTGAAATATTGATAATATTTGGTTCCCCTTGTTTTGCTTATTCACTGATAGttactatttttcttgttctctgtcttctcaaaataaacaattgaATCGTTTTCGATGTCGATAGATAGTTTGAATGACTGACACTTATTCGATGTCGATAGATTTTAGCATATCCCACGCTAAGGTGAAGAATAGTACAATACATgtaaaatttcatcaaaattccTTGTAAAAGCAAGAATCACTGAGATTGCATCAGTGAGAATGTTCGGAAGGAGACAATAGCATCGACCCGAAACGATAGccaatttttttgtattgaCATAATGGAGTTGTTGAACCTAATTCACCAAATGAAACTGTGACCTCAATTATTGTATTCAACATTTATGCTATTATGATACGTGACGTGTGTGTCCACAGACAAAATCCCAGCAATTGAATCACAATCCAATTTAGATGACGATCGTTTTAAAAGATCCAACAGAGAAAAGACAAACCATATTGCGGGCAGACATCTGTCTCAAAAGTGCTGCAGCTGCTTACACTTGAAGAAAAAGTGGTAATGATCTGTGCTTA
The Cucurbita pepo subsp. pepo cultivar mu-cu-16 chromosome LG16, ASM280686v2, whole genome shotgun sequence genome window above contains:
- the LOC111777007 gene encoding uncharacterized protein LOC111777007 — its product is MQQLQARLLKSLSVSSSPAASTIQEIASARPKGLSKVVLKKGKTQLFKDGSPMVYSGAVDRIIGRPPPKTGDVVLVADGAEKPIGWGLYNSVSMFSVRLMQLEEEAARDPSCTLDMQKLIETRIHTARELRKSLGLPSASTNAYRLVNSEGDRLSGLIIDVFGDLAVVASSAAWVEKYKAEIEDCVRGIDEINHVKWRPSVEILKEEGIDVSELKDTNPSIYPERTKVTENGIFYAISLEGQKTGFYADQRENRHFISTISEGQKVLDLCCYSGGFSLNAARGGAINVTGIDSSLPALELAKENVILNSMDPDRISFLKADATTFMKDALSRNESWDIVILDPPKLAPRKKVLQTASGMYRTLNSLAMQLTKKGGLLMTCSCSGAMTQSGMFLQTLQGAASMAKKKITVLRQAGAACDHPIDPTYPEGAYLSNILLRVL
- the LOC111777010 gene encoding uncharacterized protein LOC111777010; translation: MNKDKIFKLAKGFRGRAKNCIRIARERVEKALQYSYRDRRNKKRDMRSLWIQRINAGTRLHGVNYGNFMHGLVKENVQLNRKVLSELSMHEPYSFKALVDISRNAFPGNKNVVFPPKKDAVSMIV
- the LOC111777008 gene encoding metal tolerance protein 9-like, coding for MADNPRTDSFRTELLSPEGVAAGRDGMVSKVPSWRLNMDEFHLPATNKRSHHGIVYYWKSWKRQRNVAKYYERQESLLKGFNEVDSYNELGVVPGTLTEEEKKQEANGERMAIYASNIANMLIFIAKVYASVESRSLAVIASTLDSLLDLLSGFILWFTANAMRKPNQYRYPIGKNRMQPVGIVVFASIMATLGIQILLESARELISKVQPDRDPDKVKWMVGIMASVTVVKICLTIYCRKFANEIIRAYAQDHFFDVITNSIGLATALLAIKFYWWLDPLGAILIALYTISNWAKTVMENVWSLIGRTAPPDYLAKLTYLVWNHHEEIKHIDTVRAYTFGCNYFVEVDIVLPGETSLSQAHDIGESLQDKLEQLDEVDRAFVHVDFEFTHKPEHKPKAS